The DNA segment GTCCCAGAAACAACGATATGTAAAACAACTGTTTTCTCAAACAAGATTTAATCAATTCCTACAACCATACATTGCGATATAATTATTTAAGCTGAGAGCCTAGAGATTGGTTCTCAGCTTTTTAGTTTAAATTAAAGTGTTAGAACTTCTTTTAACCCGCTAACAATCATTTCCACGGCCATTACAGTTAAGATAAGCCCCATTAAACGTGTAATGATTGAGAGCTCTGTCGCATTCAGTTTGCTATGAATCCAGTGTGAGTAATAAAAGATTAAGTAGGTCACTAAGAGAATGATTGTAAAAGCAATAAACACTCCAATCGTATGACTTAATCGGTCGGTGTGAGCGGTCGTTAAACTCATAACCGTCGCAATGGTTCCGGGGCCAGCGATTAACGGAATACCAAGAGGTGTAATTGAAATATCGTTTTTTTCGATCCCTTCTTGATGCTCATCTTCATGAAGAGAATGACTGTGCCTTGACTTTGCACTGACTAAATTGTAACCAATCCCAAAGATAATAATGCCACCTGCGATACGAAGTGCATCAACGGTGATGCCAAATGCACGGAATAGAAAGGGCCCAAGAATGAGAAAGGCAGTAAGAATGATAAATGCTGTGAGAATCGCTTTAAACGCAATTGCCCGTGTTTCTCGCACGGTATTTGTTTGTGTCATTGCAATAAAAATGGGAACATTCCCTATGGGGTTCATGATTGCAAAGATTGAAACAATCGCTTGAAGTGTAAAAGAAAGCATCACTGGACCTCCATCATCAATGTTTACGTTAGCTTCCCTCACTTTTTTCGTTCAATTCATATAAAGAGGACTTAAATCAA comes from the Alkalihalobacillus sp. FSL W8-0930 genome and includes:
- a CDS encoding MarC family protein; translated protein: MLSFTLQAIVSIFAIMNPIGNVPIFIAMTQTNTVRETRAIAFKAILTAFIILTAFLILGPFLFRAFGITVDALRIAGGIIIFGIGYNLVSAKSRHSHSLHEDEHQEGIEKNDISITPLGIPLIAGPGTIATVMSLTTAHTDRLSHTIGVFIAFTIILLVTYLIFYYSHWIHSKLNATELSIITRLMGLILTVMAVEMIVSGLKEVLTL